CAGATAGAAGTGTAAGCTCTATTTCCGAGTACACACCAAATGCTACAAGAATCCAAATAGACATAGATCCAGCAGAAATTGGAAAAACAATAGAAATAGCCATTCCAATAGTAGGAGATGCAAAAACAATACTCACACAACTAATAAAACAAACTCTAGAGACAAAAATAAATTGGACACAAAAAATAACAAATCTAACATACCCTGAGGATATAACAAACTACACAACACTACCACTAAAACCTCAAAAAATAATAGAAGAACTAATGGACACTGTAGATAAAAATACAATCATAACAACAGATGTAGGACAAAACCAGATGTGGATGGCACACTACTATAAAACCCGAAATTCTCGAACATTCATATCAAGTGGAGGACTTGGAACTATGGGATTTGGATTACCAGCTGCAATAGGAGCACAAGTAGCAAAACCTGATGATACTGTAATAAGCATATGTGGAGATGGAGGATTCCAAATGGTATCACAAGAACTTGCAACAATTAAAGAAAATGACCTACCAATTATCTCAATAATACTAAATAACAGATACCTAGGAATGGTAGCACAACTACAAAAACAATTCAACAATCATGTTTATGCAACAAAACTTGATGAAACACCAGACTTTGTAAAACTAGCTGAAGCTTATGGAATAACAGGAACACGTGTCCAAAAGCCAGGTGAACTAAAAGAAGCAATAACAATTGCACAAAAACAACGTGAACACACAGTAATAGATGTTATAATAGATGATGAAGAACTCTTACCTATAGTACCACCAGGAACACGTCTTGATAACATGCAACATAAAACAATACAAGGAGAGTGAAGAAAAATATGACAAAAAAAGATGAAAAACATACAATAAGCATACTGGTAGAAAACAAACC
Above is a genomic segment from Methanosphaera cuniculi containing:
- the ilvB gene encoding biosynthetic-type acetolactate synthase large subunit, which translates into the protein MNGSQLLIEKLKENGVKTIFGYPGGVLLPFYDALCESDIQHMLVRHEQAAVHAADGYARASGKVGVCLATSGPGATNITTGIATAHMDSSPIVALTGQVAIDLIGKDVFQEVDTLGITMPISKHNYQPRKADTILEVVDKAFYIAQTGRPGPVVIDFPNNVLKEEVNPEDIDPDTTTPGYKPNTHGHKKQIQKAINTINQSKKPVILAGGGVILSNATCELEKFVELTNIPVVTTLMGKGAIDETHPNALGMIGMHGLQQANKALLESDCLIAIGCRFSDRSVSSISEYTPNATRIQIDIDPAEIGKTIEIAIPIVGDAKTILTQLIKQTLETKINWTQKITNLTYPEDITNYTTLPLKPQKIIEELMDTVDKNTIITTDVGQNQMWMAHYYKTRNSRTFISSGGLGTMGFGLPAAIGAQVAKPDDTVISICGDGGFQMVSQELATIKENDLPIISIILNNRYLGMVAQLQKQFNNHVYATKLDETPDFVKLAEAYGITGTRVQKPGELKEAITIAQKQREHTVIDVIIDDEELLPIVPPGTRLDNMQHKTIQGE